Genomic window (Clostridia bacterium):
TAACTACCTGTGGTTTAACATATTTTGGGCAACCATGTATAGACCAAGGAGTCGATTTAGGCATTCATGGCAGATATAATAGTATACCTGCAAGAAATTTTTGCGACAATTCTAAATGGTTGGATGATGAATATGTAATTCGCCTGTCAGGTGTTGTGGAAGAAAGCATTTTAGGTGGAGATAAAGTGAGGATGACCAGGGTTATAGAAACTTCTATAGGGAAAAAATCCTTTCTAATAAAAGATACGATTGAAAATTTTGGCTCAATTCCTGCTCCTTTAACAGTTCTATACCATATAAATGCTGGTTTTCCACTACTGGATGAAAATGCGGAATTTATTATATCTACTAAACATATAGAACCATATGATGATTTTTCAAAATCACAAATCAAAAAATATAAAGAGTATTATTTACCTGACAAAGATATAGGAGAGCAGAACTTTTTACATACCATGGCATGTGACGATGATGGATATGCATATGCTGCGGTAGTAAATGATATTTTGTGTGATGGTTTAGGCCTATATATAAAGTTTAAAACAGAGGGATTGCCATATCTTAACCAATGGAAACTCAATAGATATGTTGACTATGTAGCAGCGATAGAACCATGTAATACTGAATGTGAATGTAGAGCCAACCTAAGGGAAAAGGGTATTTTGCCATATATAAACCCAGATGAGGTAAAACAGATAGAGATAGAAATAGGTGTGCTGGATGGGAAAGATGAAATACTTGATTTTAAAGATAGAGCCCAAAAGACTAGCAAAGATATCTAGTTTAACCAATTTAGATATGAGGGTGATTAGATGGGAAGATATGTT
Coding sequences:
- a CDS encoding aldose 1-epimerase family protein, which codes for MKLFNKSYSKKELSRKCGNMHQIGGTRHYELLEGSAKGTRAIDINTGSGFHFTVLPDRGMDISLASYRGVNLVYQTPNGEMNPAFYNAVGTEWLRTFFAGLLTTCGLTYFGQPCIDQGVDLGIHGRYNSIPARNFCDNSKWLDDEYVIRLSGVVEESILGGDKVRMTRVIETSIGKKSFLIKDTIENFGSIPAPLTVLYHINAGFPLLDENAEFIISTKHIEPYDDFSKSQIKKYKEYYLPDKDIGEQNFLHTMACDDDGYAYAAVVNDILCDGLGLYIKFKTEGLPYLNQWKLNRYVDYVAAIEPCNTECECRANLREKGILPYINPDEVKQIEIEIGVLDGKDEILDFKDRAQKTSKDI